The Anaerolineae bacterium genomic interval GCCCCTGTTCCTGCGCGAAAACCCGACCCGCGCGGTGGTGATCGGCATGGCCTTTACCCTGGTAGGGAGCACCTTCGTGGCGTTGGGCGATTCGTGCTCCTTTTCCGGCCTGGGGCTGTCCTGCCCCTCGTGGGCCGTGTTCGCCGGGCAACGGGCCTTGCTGGGGGACTTTCTGGCGTTGATGGGGGCCTGGGCGGCGGCGGGTTACTTCATGATTGGGCGACGGCTCCGCGCCCGCACCTCGCTGGTCACTTACATCTTTTTGACCTACGGGATGGCGGCCTTGGTGCTCGTGGCCTTGATGTTCCTCTTCGGCTACTCGCCTTTTGGATATCGCCCCCAGACGTATCTGTTCTTCCTCTTGCTGGCTTTGGTGCCGCAGTTGTTGGGCCATTCTTCGTTCAACTGGGCGCTACGCTACCTTTCGGCGGCCTTTGTAGCCGTGACGCTGCTGGGCGAACCTGTGGGAAGCACCGTGTTGGCCTACTTCCTGCTGCACGAGGTGCCCACACCGGTCAGTTTGTTTGGTGCTATACTTATCTTGGTCGGGATCGCCGTTGCCGCCACGGGCAACACGGACACGCCAGTGGGAACTCCGGCTTGAAAGGAGGCCACCATGCAAATCCACTGCAACTTTTGCCATCGTCCTATGAACATCTCGCGCCGTGAGGCCGAGGCCGCGCTGGAAGTGGTGCACGCCGAGGGGCTGGAGTATTACGAGTTCAAATGCCCGCATTGTCGCAAGATGAACAAGGTGCCGTTGGAGGTGTTGCATCGGGCGGCGCCCAACTGGAAGCCCTCAGAGACGTCTGTCTCTTGAGGGGTGGGGCTGTTC includes:
- a CDS encoding DMT family transporter, whose translation is MPPALVIVVGILAVSTASIFIRYAQRDAPSLVIAAWRLTLASLVLAPVVYARHRPELRGLHRRDLLLALLSGAFLAVHFATWISSLAYTTVASSVVLVTTTPLWVGMLSPLFLRENPTRAVVIGMAFTLVGSTFVALGDSCSFSGLGLSCPSWAVFAGQRALLGDFLALMGAWAAAGYFMIGRRLRARTSLVTYIFLTYGMAALVLVALMFLFGYSPFGYRPQTYLFFLLLALVPQLLGHSSFNWALRYLSAAFVAVTLLGEPVGSTVLAYFLLHEVPTPVSLFGAILILVGIAVAATGNTDTPVGTPA